A genomic window from Deinobacterium chartae includes:
- the rplR gene encoding 50S ribosomal protein L18, with translation MTFTDRTSRRKLRNRSKIANADRPRLSVFRSSKYIYAQVIDDTTGTTLAQVGSKALKVEGTKTDAAVAVGKAIAEAAKAKGVTKVVFDRGEYKYHGRVKALADAAREGGLDF, from the coding sequence ATGACTTTCACGGATCGTACCTCGCGCCGCAAGCTGCGTAACCGCAGCAAGATTGCGAACGCCGACCGTCCGCGCCTGAGCGTGTTCCGCTCGAGCAAGTACATCTACGCCCAGGTGATCGATGACACCACCGGCACCACCCTCGCTCAGGTCGGTAGCAAGGCCCTCAAGGTAGAGGGCACCAAGACCGACGCCGCCGTCGCGGTGGGCAAGGCCATTGCCGAGGCTGCCAAGGCCAAGGGCGTCACCAAAGTCGTGTTTGACCGTGGCGAGTACAAGTACCACGGTCGTGTGAAGGCGCTGGCGGACGCCGCGCGGGAGGGTGGCCTTGACTTTTAA
- the infA gene encoding translation initiation factor IF-1 produces MARRKSKEPREKREKKESDTIRAEGVITEALPNTTFRVQLDSGHDILAYISGKMRIHYIRILPGDRVVLEISPYDPSRGRIVYRK; encoded by the coding sequence GTGGCACGACGCAAGAGTAAGGAACCCCGCGAGAAGCGGGAGAAGAAAGAATCCGATACCATTCGCGCTGAGGGGGTCATCACCGAGGCGCTCCCGAACACCACGTTCCGGGTACAGCTGGACTCGGGTCATGACATCCTGGCTTACATCAGCGGTAAGATGCGTATTCACTACATCCGCATCCTGCCCGGTGACCGGGTGGTGCTCGAGATCTCGCCCTACGATCCCAGTCGCGGTCGCATCGTCTACCGCAAATAA
- the rpsM gene encoding 30S ribosomal protein S13 — protein sequence MARIAGVDIPREKRIEIALTYIFGIGPARAADVLERAQVNPDTRVKALTEAEITRLRDAVEKTYKVEGDLRSEIGQNIKRLMDIGAYRGLRHRRGLPVRGQRTKTNARTRKGPKKTVAGKKKAARK from the coding sequence ATGGCTCGTATTGCTGGCGTAGATATTCCCCGCGAGAAGCGCATCGAAATCGCCCTCACCTACATCTTCGGCATCGGACCGGCCCGTGCCGCCGACGTCCTCGAGCGCGCCCAGGTCAACCCTGATACCCGCGTCAAGGCCCTCACCGAGGCGGAGATCACCCGTCTGCGCGACGCCGTCGAGAAGACCTACAAGGTCGAAGGCGACCTGCGCAGCGAGATCGGTCAGAACATCAAGCGCCTGATGGACATCGGCGCCTACCGTGGCCTGCGTCACCGCCGCGGTCTGCCCGTTCGTGGTCAGCGCACCAAGACCAACGCCCGTACCCGCAAGGGTCCCAAAAAGACTGTTGCCGGTAAGAAGAAGGCCGCGCGCAAGTAA
- the rpmD gene encoding 50S ribosomal protein L30 — translation MKVTLVRSTIGRTEDQIATVKALGLKRLGDSRELPNTDAVKGMVNKVKFLLEVEE, via the coding sequence GTGAAAGTGACGCTGGTTCGCAGCACCATCGGTCGCACCGAGGACCAGATTGCGACCGTCAAGGCCCTCGGCCTCAAGCGTCTCGGCGACAGCCGTGAGCTGCCCAACACCGATGCGGTGAAGGGTATGGTTAACAAGGTCAAGTTTCTGCTGGAGGTCGAGGAATGA
- the secY gene encoding preprotein translocase subunit SecY — MLRAFRDALRIPELQRKFLFTLLLLTLYRLGSLIPTPGINPQTADQAAGQAGGLLGLVSSISGGNLSAFSIFALGVLPYITASIVFQILTTALPPLEKLQKEGEEGRKKINQYTRYAAIALGAVQAALLSFVVQANDGAYLLPGWAPGIWFTLHFVLVQVAGVAFTLWLGERISEVGIGNGISLIIFAGIVAQYPSAISAIGQLAQNGQISLLSIVAFALIILVVTAGIVLVQQAERRVPVQYARKEVGGRRYGGQATYLPIKVNQAGVIPAIFASAFLSIPQFFAASNQRFSEFVSTYLVNTTATGMVLEVLLIVGFTYLYNSIQFDPKRVSENLREAGGFIPGVRPGAQTAEHLGFISTRLTLWGALFLGALVLTPQLLQNVTGISGAASFAFSGTGLLIVVGVALDTLKQVEAQLTVRRYDGFISKGRLRGRL; from the coding sequence ATGCTGAGAGCCTTCCGCGACGCACTCCGGATTCCCGAGCTGCAGCGGAAGTTCCTCTTCACCCTGTTGCTACTGACCCTATACCGTCTGGGCAGTTTGATCCCCACTCCGGGGATCAACCCCCAAACGGCAGATCAGGCCGCCGGTCAAGCTGGCGGCCTGCTCGGTTTGGTCAGTTCGATTTCGGGAGGGAACCTTTCCGCCTTCAGTATTTTCGCTCTGGGCGTCTTGCCGTACATCACGGCCAGCATCGTCTTCCAGATCCTGACCACCGCGCTGCCTCCCCTCGAGAAGTTGCAGAAAGAGGGTGAGGAGGGCCGCAAGAAGATCAACCAGTACACCCGCTACGCGGCCATCGCTCTGGGCGCGGTTCAGGCGGCACTGCTCTCCTTCGTGGTTCAGGCCAACGACGGTGCGTATCTCCTTCCCGGCTGGGCTCCGGGGATCTGGTTCACCCTGCACTTCGTGCTGGTCCAGGTCGCAGGCGTGGCCTTCACGCTGTGGCTCGGTGAACGCATCTCCGAAGTCGGCATCGGTAACGGCATCAGCCTGATCATCTTTGCGGGGATCGTGGCACAGTACCCCTCGGCCATTTCGGCGATCGGGCAACTGGCGCAGAACGGTCAGATCTCGCTGCTCTCGATCGTGGCTTTTGCGCTGATCATCCTGGTGGTAACCGCCGGTATCGTGCTGGTCCAGCAGGCCGAGCGGCGCGTGCCGGTACAGTACGCGCGCAAAGAGGTGGGCGGACGCCGCTACGGCGGTCAGGCCACCTACTTGCCGATCAAGGTGAACCAGGCCGGTGTGATCCCTGCGATCTTCGCCTCGGCCTTCTTGTCGATCCCGCAGTTCTTTGCGGCCTCGAACCAGCGCTTCTCCGAGTTCGTCTCCACCTATCTGGTGAACACGACCGCGACCGGCATGGTCCTCGAGGTTCTGCTGATCGTGGGCTTTACCTACCTGTACAACTCGATCCAGTTCGATCCCAAGCGGGTGTCCGAGAACCTGCGCGAGGCGGGCGGCTTTATTCCGGGCGTGCGCCCGGGAGCGCAGACCGCCGAGCACCTGGGTTTCATCTCGACCCGTCTGACCCTGTGGGGCGCACTGTTCCTGGGCGCGCTCGTTCTTACGCCGCAGCTGCTGCAAAACGTCACCGGCATCTCGGGAGCGGCCAGCTTCGCTTTCTCGGGCACCGGTCTCTTGATCGTCGTGGGCGTGGCCCTCGATACCCTCAAGCAGGTCGAGGCTCAGCTCACCGTCCGCCGCTATGACGGCTTCATCTCCAAGGGCCGCCTGCGCGGCCGCCTGTAA
- the rplO gene encoding 50S ribosomal protein L15 → MKLNELKPNPGSRRERKRVGRGPGGTDKTAGRGHKGQKSRSGAGKGQFFEGGRSTLLSRLPKRGFNHVGIEYALINLRDLERFEPGSTLDFADFIVGGLIKNGNKPIKLLASGEVTGAYTLHVDAASKSAIAKIEAAGGKVILTEEEQGSEEAKEA, encoded by the coding sequence ATGAAGCTCAACGAGCTCAAGCCCAATCCCGGCTCGCGCCGTGAGCGCAAGCGCGTCGGTCGTGGCCCCGGTGGCACCGACAAGACCGCGGGCCGTGGCCACAAGGGCCAGAAGAGCCGCAGCGGTGCTGGCAAAGGCCAGTTCTTCGAGGGCGGCCGTTCGACCCTGCTCTCCCGTCTGCCCAAGCGTGGCTTTAACCACGTCGGCATCGAGTACGCCCTGATCAACCTGCGCGACCTCGAGCGCTTCGAGCCCGGCTCGACCCTCGACTTCGCCGACTTCATCGTGGGTGGCCTGATCAAGAACGGCAACAAGCCGATCAAGCTGCTCGCCAGCGGTGAAGTGACCGGGGCCTACACCCTGCACGTTGACGCGGCCAGCAAGTCGGCCATTGCCAAGATCGAGGCGGCGGGCGGCAAGGTCATCTTGACCGAAGAAGAGCAGGGCAGCGAAGAGGCGAAGGAAGCCTGA
- the rpsE gene encoding 30S ribosomal protein S5, giving the protein MTFNRRNERETSEFEEKMISVNRTAKTYQGGRRFRFAALVIIGDRNGRVGMGIGKAKEVPVAIEKAKAIARKNMITVPVENGTIPHDIVGEGTTSRVMLKPAGPGTGVIAGIVPRSIAELAGITNLLSKELGSRNQINVAYAVFDGLKRLRTAKQVAALKGGEQ; this is encoded by the coding sequence TTGACTTTTAACCGTCGTAACGAGCGCGAGACCAGCGAGTTCGAGGAGAAGATGATCTCCGTGAACCGCACCGCCAAGACCTACCAGGGCGGTCGCCGGTTCCGTTTCGCGGCTCTTGTCATCATCGGTGACCGTAACGGTCGTGTCGGCATGGGCATCGGTAAGGCCAAGGAAGTTCCCGTGGCCATCGAGAAGGCCAAGGCCATCGCCCGCAAGAACATGATCACCGTGCCGGTCGAGAACGGCACCATCCCGCACGACATCGTCGGCGAAGGCACGACCAGCCGCGTGATGCTCAAGCCTGCGGGCCCTGGTACCGGCGTGATCGCGGGCATCGTGCCCCGTTCGATCGCCGAACTGGCCGGCATCACCAACCTGCTCTCCAAGGAGCTGGGCAGCCGCAACCAGATCAACGTCGCCTACGCGGTGTTCGACGGTCTCAAGCGCCTGCGTACCGCCAAGCAGGTTGCCGCCCTCAAGGGAGGCGAGCAGTGA
- the rpmJ gene encoding 50S ribosomal protein L36, giving the protein MKVRTSVKKMCDKCKVIRRHGRVLVICENVKHKQRQG; this is encoded by the coding sequence ATGAAAGTCAGGACTTCTGTCAAGAAGATGTGCGACAAGTGCAAAGTCATTCGTCGCCACGGTCGCGTGCTGGTGATTTGCGAAAACGTCAAGCACAAGCAGCGTCAGGGGTGA
- a CDS encoding adenylate kinase, translating to MRQSKVIIFLGPPGAGKGTQAERLAAEQNLLKISTGDILRDHVSRQTELGQRVKPILDAGQLVPDEILIALIRDKLSTLERIRVIFDGFPRTRRQAEELDVLLEELGAKVDAVPTLEVPEEELIARIVERGKISGRSDDTEATARERQAVYRADTAPLIDYYSARSLVRRVDGVGSMDEVYGRILEAID from the coding sequence ATGCGTCAGAGCAAAGTCATCATCTTTCTGGGTCCTCCCGGTGCAGGCAAAGGCACCCAGGCCGAGCGCCTGGCTGCCGAGCAGAACCTGCTCAAGATCTCGACCGGCGACATCTTGCGCGATCACGTCTCGCGCCAGACCGAGCTGGGGCAGCGTGTCAAGCCGATCCTCGATGCCGGGCAGCTGGTGCCCGACGAGATCCTGATCGCGCTGATCCGGGACAAGCTCTCGACCCTCGAGCGCATTCGGGTGATCTTCGATGGTTTCCCGCGTACCCGCCGCCAGGCCGAGGAGCTCGACGTGCTCCTGGAGGAACTCGGGGCCAAGGTGGACGCGGTGCCGACCCTCGAGGTTCCCGAAGAAGAGCTGATCGCGCGGATCGTGGAGCGCGGCAAGATCTCGGGCCGCAGCGACGACACCGAGGCGACCGCGCGTGAGCGTCAGGCGGTTTACCGCGCTGACACCGCGCCGCTCATCGACTACTACTCGGCGCGCAGCCTGGTGCGCCGAGTGGACGGGGTGGGCAGCATGGATGAGGTTTACGGTCGCATACTCGAGGCTATTGATTAA